A single window of Streptococcus cristatus ATCC 51100 DNA harbors:
- the rplT gene encoding 50S ribosomal protein L20: protein MARVKGGVVSRKRRKRILKLAKGYYGAKHILFRTAKEQVMNSYYYAYRDRRQKKRDFRKLWITRINAAARLNGLSYSQLMHGLKLAEIEVNRKMLADLAVNDAAAFTALADAAKAKLAK, encoded by the coding sequence ATGGCACGTGTTAAAGGTGGCGTTGTATCACGCAAACGTCGTAAACGTATTTTAAAATTAGCTAAAGGTTACTATGGAGCAAAACACATCTTGTTCCGTACTGCAAAAGAGCAAGTAATGAACTCTTACTACTATGCATACCGTGACCGTCGTCAGAAAAAACGTGACTTCCGTAAATTGTGGATCACTCGTATCAATGCGGCAGCTCGTTTGAACGGACTTTCATACTCACAATTGATGCATGGTTTGAAATTGGCTGAGATCGAAGTGAACCGTAAAATGCTTGCTGACTTGGCTGTTAACGATGCAGCAGCTTTCACAGCTCTTGCAGATGCAGCTAAGGCTAAACTTGCTAAATAA
- the rpmI gene encoding 50S ribosomal protein L35 produces MPKQKTHRASAKRFKRTGSGGLKRFRAYTSHRFHGKTKKQRRHLRKASMVHAGDFKRIKAMLTGLK; encoded by the coding sequence ATGCCAAAACAAAAAACACACCGCGCATCAGCTAAACGTTTCAAACGTACAGGTTCTGGTGGCTTGAAGCGTTTCCGTGCTTACACTTCTCACCGTTTCCACGGAAAAACTAAGAAACAACGTCGTCATCTTCGTAAAGCATCTATGGTGCATGCAGGAGATTTCAAACGTATCAAAGCAATGCTTACAGGTCTTAAATAA
- the infC gene encoding translation initiation factor IF-3: protein MKTIAKQDLFINDEIRVREVRLIGLDGEQLGIKPLSEAQSLADEANVDLVLIQPQAKPPVAKIMDYGKFKFEYQKKQKEQRKKQSVVTVKEVRLSPTIDKGDFDTKLRNARKFLEKGNKVKVSIRFKGRMITHKEIGAKVLADFAEATQDVAIIEQKPKMDGRQMFMQMAPISDKK from the coding sequence GTGAAAACCATAGCAAAACAAGACTTATTCATCAATGATGAAATTCGTGTGCGTGAAGTTCGGTTGATCGGTCTTGACGGCGAACAATTAGGTATTAAACCGCTTAGCGAAGCGCAATCTCTTGCGGATGAAGCAAATGTCGATTTGGTCCTGATTCAGCCACAAGCTAAACCACCTGTTGCTAAAATTATGGACTATGGTAAGTTCAAGTTTGAGTATCAGAAAAAGCAGAAAGAACAACGTAAAAAACAAAGCGTTGTCACTGTGAAAGAAGTACGTCTCAGTCCTACCATTGATAAGGGGGATTTTGATACAAAACTTCGTAACGCACGCAAGTTCCTTGAAAAAGGAAACAAAGTTAAGGTATCCATTCGCTTTAAAGGACGGATGATTACCCATAAAGAAATTGGAGCTAAGGTCTTGGCAGACTTTGCTGAAGCAACTCAAGATGTTGCAATCATTGAGCAAAAGCCTAAGATGGATGGACGTCAAATGTTCATGCAAATGGCACCGATTAGTGACAAAAAATAA
- the cmk gene encoding (d)CMP kinase — protein sequence MKQIQIAIDGPASSGKSTVAKIIAKDFNYTYLDTGAMYRAATYLALQNHLTENDVDEIVALLETYSISFGRSENGEQLVFVGDVDVTHPIRENEVTNNASWVSAIPEVREKLVHLQQLIAAQGGIVMDGRDIGTVVLPDAELKIFLVASVEERAERRYKENLEKGIPADLETLKKEIAERDYKDSHREVSPLKPAADSIHFDTTGIGIAEVVKFIEEKAKKIIDK from the coding sequence ATGAAACAGATTCAGATTGCGATTGATGGACCTGCGTCAAGTGGAAAATCCACTGTTGCAAAGATTATTGCCAAAGATTTTAATTATACCTATTTGGATACGGGTGCCATGTACCGTGCAGCCACTTACCTAGCTTTACAAAATCATTTGACTGAAAATGATGTAGATGAGATCGTAGCTTTGCTCGAGACTTATTCGATTAGTTTTGGTCGTTCGGAGAATGGTGAGCAGCTAGTGTTTGTAGGGGATGTCGATGTTACTCATCCGATTCGAGAAAATGAAGTAACCAATAATGCGTCGTGGGTATCAGCTATCCCGGAAGTGCGTGAAAAATTGGTTCATTTGCAGCAGTTGATTGCTGCACAGGGCGGCATCGTCATGGATGGCCGTGATATTGGAACGGTCGTCTTGCCAGATGCAGAGTTGAAGATTTTTCTAGTGGCTTCAGTTGAGGAAAGAGCAGAACGCCGCTACAAAGAAAATCTTGAAAAAGGGATTCCAGCTGATTTGGAAACTCTAAAAAAAGAAATAGCGGAGCGGGACTACAAGGACAGTCATCGTGAAGTATCACCTTTGAAACCAGCGGCTGACTCCATTCATTTTGATACGACTGGCATTGGAATTGCAGAAGTTGTCAAATTTATTGAAGAAAAAGCGAAAAAAATTATTGACAAATAA
- a CDS encoding SAG1386/EF1546 family surface-associated protein has translation MEKEPWEADVYDNGAEKLNRRKKSQASRVDRWLTILAAIFLVMVIAMALFFAYLSTGGSNKKTVMDGFYGTSNAAASSSSSAEQPAPSEQPSESEEKPTQSSEGTLTVQPGEGEAAIAARAGISIAKLEQLNPSHMSTGSWYANPGDIVKIQ, from the coding sequence ATGGAAAAAGAACCATGGGAAGCAGATGTATATGATAATGGAGCAGAGAAATTGAATCGCAGAAAGAAAAGTCAGGCGAGTCGAGTTGATCGCTGGCTGACCATATTAGCGGCTATTTTTCTGGTGATGGTCATTGCTATGGCACTCTTTTTCGCCTATCTATCTACTGGTGGAAGTAATAAAAAGACTGTTATGGATGGATTTTATGGCACTTCTAATGCAGCTGCATCTTCAAGTAGCAGCGCGGAACAACCAGCTCCATCAGAACAACCAAGTGAATCAGAAGAAAAGCCAACTCAGTCTTCAGAAGGTACTTTGACTGTTCAGCCTGGTGAAGGAGAGGCTGCGATTGCAGCGCGTGCAGGTATCTCTATTGCAAAATTGGAGCAATTAAATCCGTCGCACATGTCTACTGGTTCTTGGTATGCCAACCCAGGTGATATTGTTAAGATTCAGTAG
- a CDS encoding ferredoxin: MKVTLIPERCIACGLCQTYSDLFDYHDNGIVKFYQDDHLLEKEVDSQPEILEAIKNCPTRALLKD, translated from the coding sequence ATGAAAGTTACACTCATTCCCGAACGTTGCATTGCTTGCGGACTCTGCCAGACCTACTCAGATCTCTTTGATTATCACGATAATGGCATTGTCAAATTTTATCAAGACGACCATCTCTTAGAAAAAGAGGTTGATAGTCAGCCTGAGATTCTCGAGGCTATTAAAAACTGTCCAACCCGAGCTCTGCTAAAAGACTAA
- a CDS encoding EbsA family protein has protein sequence MIKIFGKVRYHWQPEMSVLVIYWSLSVIPIFIGLALMYESSSVPTLVLFSFFLFMVLLAIGVHRYFTIYDDGILRIITANPFTPIKIDISTIEKLEVTKTSITLHFTGKSRSRTFCMRKWPKKYFVNALALNEHFKGEVELVDNLTLLDYFEVYYGDQSKKN, from the coding sequence ATGATAAAGATTTTTGGGAAAGTCCGCTATCATTGGCAACCAGAAATGTCGGTGTTGGTGATTTATTGGTCTTTGTCAGTCATTCCGATTTTTATAGGACTGGCCTTGATGTACGAAAGTTCCAGCGTTCCGACTCTTGTCCTCTTTTCATTCTTTTTGTTCATGGTCTTACTGGCTATCGGTGTGCATAGATATTTCACGATTTATGATGACGGTATTTTGCGCATTATTACGGCAAATCCTTTCACGCCAATCAAGATTGACATTTCAACGATTGAGAAGCTAGAAGTAACAAAAACGTCTATCACCCTTCATTTTACAGGGAAGAGTCGTAGCAGGACCTTCTGTATGCGGAAGTGGCCAAAAAAATATTTTGTCAACGCCCTAGCTTTAAATGAGCATTTTAAAGGCGAAGTGGAATTAGTAGACAATCTGACTCTTCTAGATTATTTCGAGGTCTACTATGGTGACCAATCTAAGAAAAATTAG
- a CDS encoding LTA synthase family protein: MKFLVNYYKQISYLLISFLVLDTIAVATLFLFQVNKRLDNYVSLGLVFLILIAVLFGVGQIVAKLLNRKLLVWSFLIYGIYALFSYLLTVTQHVNDFDFKAENLFSNHFVEVNGLPYLLLIFLFAYLINRFSSLQKYHSQSFLTVDEFNIGFLEILFLSQSFLLLSLTDSKMTAIFQQQSLLMNYLSDSGFAISQDSIFKLIGFIILLFFLFSIPSFLAVKGLIDISRNKGSLSVAVLSSAAFSVIFNYTIQNSIRADVSVLELHLFTGASLFQIAVFFALFIFIYLAFNQIFLPTIIILVIGVSSTIASSLKFQYRQEPILPSDISWLKDPKLLFDFLGGNYGIYAIASVVAIGLFYWFFRRKILPGKIITMVKIQLISLIFPIIFFLGVLQIFSSKENGKVADNIPVVSILNNYHDLTWFGNTVNSQMRSVSFVWFTQLSDKPMIQPAGYSKEKIQELEKKYGALADSINQERKQKIEEQTVIYVLSESFSDPARISGVSMSQNPIPNIQEIMSKTTSGLMQSDGYGGGTANMEFQTLTGLPFYNLSPSVSVIYTEVVPKMNKLPAISDSYSSQNRTVIHLASPSNYSRNIIYKDLGYDTFIHYGTQGLQGDHIGGNYSDKTTYTQVLDRLKTDQSQFFSVMTMQNHMPWTEVNPIYMSASYSGFTEAGNKSLSSYVRMLYHTDNATKEFLDKLSKIDKKITVVFYGDHLPGLYPQSAFKDHPENQYLTDYFIWSNYETPKLNYPLVNSSDFSALLLEQTNSKVSPYYALLTEVLHKASVDKKALDSSAQEIADDLKLIEYDMVGGKGYLSKDFFAVPAK, translated from the coding sequence ATGAAATTTTTAGTCAATTATTATAAGCAGATTTCCTATTTGCTTATTAGTTTTTTAGTTTTGGATACCATAGCTGTTGCGACGTTATTCTTATTTCAAGTAAATAAGAGGTTAGACAATTATGTCAGCCTCGGTTTGGTTTTTCTCATTTTAATAGCGGTTTTATTTGGTGTAGGTCAGATTGTTGCCAAACTGCTAAATCGAAAATTATTAGTTTGGTCTTTTCTCATTTATGGAATCTACGCCCTGTTTTCTTATTTGCTGACGGTGACGCAGCATGTGAATGATTTTGATTTTAAAGCAGAGAATCTTTTCAGTAATCACTTTGTAGAAGTTAACGGTTTACCTTACTTATTGCTGATATTTTTATTTGCTTATCTCATAAACCGCTTTTCTTCTCTGCAAAAATATCATTCCCAAAGCTTTCTAACTGTTGATGAATTTAATATTGGTTTTCTAGAGATACTTTTCTTGTCCCAATCTTTTCTTCTCTTATCGCTAACAGATAGTAAGATGACCGCTATTTTTCAGCAACAGAGTTTGTTGATGAATTATCTTTCAGATAGCGGCTTTGCAATTTCTCAGGATTCGATTTTTAAGTTAATTGGTTTTATTATTTTACTCTTTTTCTTATTTTCGATTCCTAGCTTTTTAGCGGTAAAGGGTTTGATAGATATTTCGAGAAATAAAGGAAGCCTTTCAGTCGCAGTCTTAAGTAGCGCAGCTTTTTCTGTTATCTTTAACTACACTATCCAAAATAGTATTCGAGCGGATGTTTCTGTGTTAGAACTTCATTTATTTACTGGGGCAAGTCTCTTTCAGATAGCAGTCTTTTTTGCACTATTTATTTTTATCTATCTTGCTTTTAATCAAATTTTTCTACCTACAATTATCATATTGGTGATAGGTGTTAGTTCAACAATTGCCAGCAGCTTGAAATTTCAATATCGACAAGAGCCAATTTTGCCAAGTGATATCAGCTGGCTAAAAGATCCTAAGCTTTTATTTGATTTTCTTGGTGGTAACTATGGAATCTACGCGATTGCTAGTGTGGTAGCTATTGGTCTTTTCTATTGGTTTTTCCGTAGGAAAATTTTACCTGGAAAAATAATCACCATGGTAAAAATTCAACTTATTTCACTGATTTTTCCTATTATTTTTTTCTTAGGTGTTTTACAGATATTCTCTTCGAAAGAGAATGGTAAAGTTGCTGACAATATTCCAGTTGTGTCCATTTTGAATAATTATCATGATTTGACTTGGTTTGGTAATACAGTTAATTCGCAAATGCGGTCGGTTTCTTTTGTTTGGTTTACTCAATTATCTGATAAGCCTATGATTCAGCCAGCGGGATATTCTAAAGAAAAAATTCAAGAATTAGAAAAGAAATATGGGGCACTAGCTGATTCTATCAATCAGGAACGTAAGCAGAAAATAGAAGAACAGACGGTCATTTATGTTCTTAGTGAGAGCTTTTCTGATCCAGCACGGATTTCTGGTGTATCTATGTCACAAAATCCGATTCCAAATATTCAGGAAATCATGTCTAAGACTACCAGTGGGTTGATGCAATCAGATGGCTATGGTGGTGGAACTGCAAATATGGAGTTCCAAACGCTGACTGGTTTACCGTTTTATAATCTATCACCCTCTGTCTCTGTCATTTATACAGAAGTTGTACCAAAGATGAACAAGCTTCCGGCAATCAGTGATTCCTATTCTTCTCAAAATCGTACAGTGATTCATTTAGCTTCACCAAGTAATTATTCCAGAAATATCATTTACAAAGATCTGGGATACGATACCTTTATTCATTATGGAACTCAAGGATTACAGGGAGATCATATTGGTGGAAACTATAGTGATAAAACAACCTATACTCAAGTCTTAGACCGTCTAAAAACAGACCAAAGTCAATTTTTCTCAGTTATGACGATGCAAAACCACATGCCTTGGACGGAAGTTAATCCGATTTACATGTCTGCTAGTTACTCAGGTTTCACGGAGGCAGGAAATAAATCCTTATCCAGCTATGTAAGGATGCTCTACCACACAGACAATGCGACCAAGGAGTTTCTAGATAAGCTTTCTAAAATTGATAAAAAGATAACAGTAGTTTTTTATGGTGATCACTTGCCAGGTCTATATCCTCAATCAGCTTTTAAGGATCATCCCGAAAATCAATATTTGACCGATTACTTTATCTGGAGCAATTATGAGACACCTAAGTTGAACTATCCTTTGGTTAATTCTAGTGATTTTTCAGCCCTACTACTTGAGCAGACCAATTCGAAAGTATCTCCTTACTACGCTTTATTGACTGAGGTTCTCCATAAAGCCAGTGTGGACAAGAAAGCACTGGATTCATCAGCTCAGGAAATTGCAGATGATTTGAAATTGATCGAGTATGATATGGTTGGTGGAAAAGGATATCTTTCGAAGGATTTCTTTGCTGTACCAGCAAAATAA
- a CDS encoding rhamnan synthesis F family protein, whose amino-acid sequence MERILLYVHFNKYKRVSNHVFYQLEQLKPLFSKILFISNSHIEEATKKKLQDEFGISDVLERDNQGYDFAAWRDGMSAVGFEVLKNYDSLTLMNDTCFGPLWDLEPIYKRFEADTQVDFWGMTNFRKTKYFEEHLQSYFVTFKQQILRAISFQEFWTKVKDFTDVQDVIDHYETKFTQYFTGAGFTYQALFDTRLEEVADLIHPDFTYYKPFTILEKKVPFLKVKTISGNPFSARYLLEEIKERTSYPVSLISEHIFDYIGPDVPCLLQDKQLSKDDKNDSPEKPVALHIHVTDFQIFDQFKEKWEFLPLQYQFVVTTADQEIFDQLLETVSDRYQVLLGKEENSMQAMLEQSDLLQKFAFVGHISTVNLVDRILQFDNAMRIELMEMMFENANASIKALERDDKLGLVIPDLPSLVRYGLFEQKTYRKEMAAIWQELLCQKTFDFEQYPVFSRVYGGFLWFKPSALIRLFQNDYQLSAQTEPQVLESLLVYLAWEQDYDFKIMSGTPLTSVLDLQRETERLNQQKGKLAHKSLAKKVRKYLSNLLKS is encoded by the coding sequence ATGGAACGAATATTACTCTATGTTCATTTTAATAAATATAAGCGCGTGAGTAATCATGTCTTCTACCAATTAGAACAGCTCAAGCCCCTGTTTTCCAAAATCCTTTTTATTTCAAATAGTCATATTGAAGAAGCAACTAAGAAAAAGTTACAAGACGAATTTGGGATAAGCGATGTGTTGGAAAGAGACAATCAAGGCTATGATTTTGCAGCTTGGCGGGATGGAATGAGCGCCGTAGGTTTTGAAGTGCTCAAAAACTATGACTCTCTGACTCTGATGAATGATACTTGCTTTGGCCCGCTCTGGGATTTGGAGCCTATTTATAAGCGTTTTGAGGCGGATACTCAGGTTGATTTTTGGGGTATGACCAACTTTCGAAAAACAAAGTATTTTGAAGAACATTTGCAGAGCTATTTTGTTACCTTTAAGCAGCAGATATTGAGGGCAATTTCTTTTCAAGAATTTTGGACAAAAGTAAAAGATTTTACTGATGTTCAAGATGTGATTGACCACTACGAGACGAAATTTACCCAATATTTTACAGGGGCAGGCTTTACCTATCAAGCTTTATTTGATACTCGTCTAGAAGAAGTAGCGGATTTAATTCATCCAGACTTTACTTATTATAAGCCTTTTACTATTCTTGAGAAAAAGGTTCCCTTTTTGAAAGTGAAAACTATCAGTGGCAATCCTTTTTCTGCGAGGTATCTGCTGGAAGAAATCAAAGAGAGAACTTCTTATCCGGTTTCTTTAATTTCTGAGCATATATTTGATTATATTGGTCCAGATGTACCCTGCCTGTTGCAGGATAAGCAGCTTTCGAAAGATGATAAGAATGACTCGCCAGAAAAGCCGGTAGCGCTTCATATTCATGTGACAGACTTTCAAATCTTTGACCAATTTAAAGAAAAATGGGAATTCCTTCCTCTACAATACCAATTTGTGGTGACGACAGCTGACCAAGAAATCTTTGATCAGCTTTTGGAAACTGTATCAGACCGTTATCAAGTTCTTTTAGGCAAAGAAGAAAATTCTATGCAGGCGATGCTTGAACAGAGCGACTTATTACAGAAATTTGCTTTCGTTGGGCATATTTCTACTGTAAATTTAGTAGATAGAATACTTCAGTTTGATAATGCGATGCGTATAGAACTGATGGAGATGATGTTTGAAAATGCCAATGCTAGTATTAAAGCATTGGAACGAGATGATAAGCTTGGTCTCGTTATACCAGATCTTCCAAGTTTAGTCAGATATGGTTTGTTTGAGCAAAAAACATATCGGAAAGAAATGGCTGCAATTTGGCAGGAGCTCCTTTGCCAGAAAACTTTTGATTTTGAACAATATCCTGTTTTTTCTAGGGTGTATGGTGGCTTTCTTTGGTTTAAGCCTTCTGCTCTGATTAGACTTTTTCAAAACGACTACCAGTTATCAGCTCAAACTGAACCTCAAGTTTTAGAAAGTTTGTTAGTTTATTTGGCTTGGGAACAGGACTATGATTTTAAAATCATGTCTGGAACCCCATTGACTTCTGTATTAGATTTACAAAGAGAAACAGAGCGATTAAACCAACAGAAAGGAAAACTGGCTCACAAGAGCCTAGCAAAAAAAGTTAGAAAGTATTTATCGAACCTTTTAAAAAGTTAG
- a CDS encoding ABC transporter ATP-binding protein, translating to MSNNIAVKVDHVSKFFKLPTESTQSLRTSLVNRFRGIKGYKEQNVLKDISFEVEKGDFYGIVGRNGSGKSTLLKIISEIYIPEKGTVTIDGKLVSFIELGVGFNPELTGRENVYMNGAMLGFSTEEVDAMYDDIVEFAELGEFMNQKLKNYSSGMQVRLAFSVAIKAQGDILILDEVLAVGDEAFQRKCNDYFMERKHSGKTTILVTHDMNAVKKYCNKAVLIENGLVKVVGNPDDVANQYSLDNASDTKAMNEDYVAETESVAVSDLKVRLLSSPQIAPTEEIEFEISYQVNQDMPTYIAFSLTDIDRTIWLYNDNSMDNLTEGTGKKTFKYKCHLSQINHAKLKLQVSVRDEENQILAFADSKNTPVLIISRRDLKDDDTSAKDSATGLIQRNGVWEISQ from the coding sequence ATGTCAAATAATATTGCAGTAAAAGTTGACCATGTCAGTAAGTTTTTTAAACTGCCAACAGAGTCAACACAAAGTTTAAGGACAAGCCTAGTCAACCGTTTTCGAGGCATCAAGGGTTACAAAGAGCAGAACGTTCTTAAGGATATTTCCTTTGAAGTGGAAAAGGGAGATTTTTATGGAATTGTTGGGCGAAACGGTTCTGGCAAGTCCACTCTTCTGAAAATTATTTCAGAGATTTATATTCCCGAAAAGGGAACAGTGACCATTGATGGCAAGTTGGTTTCCTTTATCGAGCTGGGTGTTGGATTCAATCCAGAGCTGACTGGCCGCGAGAATGTCTATATGAATGGTGCCATGCTAGGCTTCTCAACTGAAGAAGTAGATGCCATGTATGACGACATCGTTGAATTTGCTGAGCTGGGTGAGTTTATGAATCAAAAACTCAAAAATTATTCTAGTGGGATGCAGGTTCGTCTGGCTTTCTCTGTGGCAATCAAGGCTCAAGGTGACATTCTGATTTTGGATGAGGTTCTGGCTGTTGGGGATGAAGCCTTTCAGCGCAAGTGTAATGATTATTTTATGGAACGGAAGCATTCGGGAAAGACAACTATTTTAGTAACTCACGATATGAATGCTGTTAAAAAGTATTGTAATAAAGCTGTTTTGATTGAGAACGGCTTAGTCAAAGTTGTCGGAAATCCTGATGATGTAGCTAACCAATACAGTTTAGACAATGCAAGTGACACCAAAGCCATGAACGAAGATTATGTCGCTGAAACGGAATCTGTCGCAGTCTCTGATTTAAAGGTTCGTCTACTAAGCTCTCCTCAGATAGCACCGACTGAAGAAATTGAATTTGAGATTAGCTATCAAGTCAATCAAGATATGCCAACCTACATAGCCTTTTCACTGACTGATATTGACCGCACGATTTGGTTATATAATGATAATTCAATGGATAATTTGACAGAAGGAACAGGCAAGAAGACATTTAAATACAAATGCCATCTTTCCCAAATTAATCATGCAAAATTGAAATTGCAGGTTTCTGTACGTGATGAAGAGAATCAGATTTTAGCCTTTGCAGATTCTAAGAATACTCCAGTCCTTATCATCAGCCGACGGGATCTTAAAGATGACGATACCTCTGCAAAAGACTCAGCAACGGGCTTGATTCAGCGTAATGGGGTCTGGGAAATCTCTCAATAA
- a CDS encoding ABC transporter permease, whose amino-acid sequence MLDYFSQKNWILLRELVKTDFKLRYQGSFIGHLWSILKPLMLFTIMYLVFVRFLRFDDGTPHYAVSLLLGMVTWNFFSEATNMGMMSIVARGDLLRKLNFSKSIIVFSAITGAAINYAINLMVVFAFALINGVSITLGWLVIIPLFLELVLISAGFAFMLATLFVKYRDIGPIWEVVLQAGLYATPIIYSLTFILKGGHVLVAKLMMLNPMAQIIQDLRHFIVFSGSTRGWDLMDHYWIALIPYLLPVVIFGLGYYIFNKNAKRFAEIL is encoded by the coding sequence ATGCTAGATTATTTTAGCCAAAAAAACTGGATTCTCTTGAGAGAGTTGGTTAAAACAGATTTCAAATTGCGTTATCAAGGCAGTTTCATTGGGCATTTGTGGTCGATTTTAAAACCCTTAATGCTTTTTACCATTATGTATCTTGTTTTCGTTCGTTTCCTGCGTTTTGATGATGGAACGCCTCATTATGCAGTATCGCTTCTTCTAGGGATGGTGACGTGGAACTTTTTCTCGGAAGCGACCAATATGGGCATGATGTCCATTGTTGCACGAGGAGACTTACTACGAAAACTGAATTTTTCTAAATCAATTATCGTTTTTTCAGCTATCACTGGTGCAGCAATCAACTATGCTATAAATTTAATGGTCGTTTTTGCTTTTGCACTGATTAATGGCGTGTCAATCACGCTAGGATGGCTAGTTATTATCCCGCTGTTTCTGGAATTAGTTTTGATTTCAGCTGGCTTTGCTTTTATGTTGGCAACTCTTTTTGTTAAATATCGTGATATTGGACCCATTTGGGAAGTGGTTTTGCAGGCAGGCCTGTATGCGACACCGATTATTTATTCACTGACTTTTATTCTGAAGGGTGGGCATGTTTTGGTCGCTAAGCTGATGATGCTTAATCCAATGGCTCAGATTATTCAAGATCTTCGTCATTTTATCGTTTTCTCAGGCAGTACTCGGGGCTGGGATTTGATGGATCATTACTGGATTGCTCTGATTCCTTATTTATTGCCAGTAGTGATATTTGGGCTTGGATATTATATCTTTAATAAAAATGCTAAGAGATTTGCGGAGATTTTATAA
- a CDS encoding glycosyltransferase family 2 protein, protein MKVTILLSTYNGEQFLTEQIESIQAQTYRDWQLLIRDDGSSDETRAIIEDFCQQDDRIFFINPEEAQNLGVIKSFYSLLKYQDSDVYFFSDQDDVWLPDKLAIQLAAAENYDASVPLLVYMDLKVVDQELNVVHESMIRTQSDHANTELIQELTENTVTGGVSMINRALADLWTGQEEHELLMHDWYLGLLASAFGQLVYLDQPGELYRQHSNNVLGARTLRKRMKNWIHPSRLFAKYWKLIKDSQTQVRNLLSQPLTTENREIIENFVTIMEAPFAERLRRIRKYGYRKNRAFHTLVFTTLILTKFAYKE, encoded by the coding sequence ATGAAAGTGACTATTCTTCTGTCGACCTATAATGGTGAGCAGTTTCTGACAGAGCAGATTGAAAGTATTCAAGCCCAAACCTATAGGGACTGGCAGCTTTTGATTCGAGATGACGGATCTAGTGATGAGACGCGAGCGATTATTGAGGATTTTTGCCAACAGGACGACCGGATCTTCTTTATCAATCCGGAAGAAGCTCAAAATTTGGGTGTCATTAAGAGTTTTTATAGCCTGCTTAAGTATCAGGATTCGGATGTTTACTTTTTTAGTGATCAGGATGATGTCTGGTTGCCGGATAAGTTGGCGATTCAGTTGGCGGCAGCAGAAAACTATGATGCTTCCGTACCTTTGTTGGTTTATATGGATTTAAAAGTGGTGGATCAGGAGCTAAATGTTGTTCACGAAAGTATGATTCGGACGCAGTCTGACCATGCCAATACAGAATTGATTCAAGAATTGACGGAAAATACGGTGACAGGTGGCGTTTCGATGATTAACCGCGCTCTGGCTGATTTGTGGACAGGGCAGGAGGAGCATGAACTGCTCATGCACGATTGGTATCTGGGCTTGTTGGCTTCGGCTTTTGGGCAACTCGTTTATCTGGATCAGCCAGGTGAGCTCTATCGCCAGCATTCGAATAATGTATTGGGAGCCCGAACCTTACGCAAGCGGATGAAGAACTGGATTCATCCTAGCCGTCTATTTGCTAAATATTGGAAATTGATAAAAGACAGTCAGACTCAGGTCCGCAACCTTCTCAGCCAGCCTCTGACAACTGAAAATAGAGAAATTATTGAAAATTTTGTGACAATCATGGAAGCCCCTTTTGCAGAGCGACTGCGACGGATTCGAAAGTATGGTTACAGAAAAAATCGTGCCTTTCATACTTTGGTTTTCACGACGCTCATTCTCACAAAATTTGCTTATAAGGAGTAA